CAGAGACCATTTCAGAGgttccctttctttttaaattttttttctttctctttctttctttctttctttctttctttctttctttctttcttttttctttcttcctctttctttctttcgttctttcttccttcctttcttttttttgatacactttttaaaaaatacttttattttatctttttacatggtgctgagggtcaaacccagtgcctcacatgtgctgggcaagtgctctaccactgagccacaaccccactctccctttctttttctttcattaaaataatctttgaaGAGTGATTTATCATAGTATTAGGtattagagtttttttttttttttcatatagtaatTATCATTtgctccagttttttttttttttttaattttggtaaaagCACATCGAATTTACAACtatgggttttgttgttgttgttgtcatcgtttttgttttttgtttttttgttttttgttttttgttttgtttttggtactggggattgacccggGGTGTTTTACCAgtaaaccacatctccagccatttttatttttattttgagacagggtctcattaagtttatTAGGGGTCActtaattgctgaggttggcctcaaaccggagatccttctgcttcagcctcccgagtcattgggattacaggcaggagcCACTGGACCCAGCAATCTTGCTCATTCTTGAGGGCGCAGTTTAATGGTGTGAAATACTCCTGTTGTGCAActgatctctagaactttttcatcattaaGCCACAACTCCCTGCTTCTCCCCACAGTCCCTGGCAACCATTCTGCATGCTGTGTCTATGAATCTGACTACTCTGCATACCTCATGTAAGTAGAGTCATCTAgtgtttgtccttttgtgacaAAAGGGCATGATGTccttgaggttcatccatgttgttccATGTGACAGGTCATTTAGGAGGCTTTTGCAGGAATCAGAGCAAGAACTGATTTGGGAATTGGACTAGGATTCAGcagcagagagagcaagaggtAGAATCAactggcacacgcctataatcctgtgactcaggaggcagaggctggagttggaggccagtctcagcaactaagtgaaaccctgtctcaaaataagaaataaaaagtgctggggatgtaattcagtggtagagtgcctctgggtttgaatcaaagaaagaaagaaagaaggaaggaaggaaagaagggaaggaagaaaggaaggaaggaaagaaagaaaagaaaaaggaaaggaaaggaaagaaaggaagaaaagaaaagaaaagaaagaaaaaagaaaagacaagaaagagaaagaaaagcagaatcaGGGAGGTTCGGGGAGGTCAAGTCACCGGACTACGGGTAGAGTGATGGGAAGGTGGGGAGGTTGGGGACGCAGGTTCCTCCCTTTGGCATTGGCTTCAGAAAGGGATGTGGACAGGGCCATGGCATCTACAATTGTGGACTCCTTTGGAGGATGTGGCTCAAGAGTGACCCAGGGCCTGGGACTGAGTCGAGAGCAGAGGAGACTGTAAAAGAACCTCTCTTCTGACTTTAGCCCAGAGCCTCAGGGAACCAGAGAAGGGCAAGCAACCCCCTGGCTCTTCAGCAGAGGGTGGTCCTTACGGCATTCCAGATGAAAGGAGGAGGCGGGTAGGGGTTGGTGTTCTGTCCTGGATGTGTGGATACCACCAGGGAGGCCACCCCGGGGGGCCACACTGCTCTCTGGAGGATGAGTCCTCCTTGGAACTGTAAAGACCCTCCCACCTCGAAGTCCCTTCCCTACTCCTATCGTCCCCAAGAAGCAGACAGTTCTCCCCTTGGAGAGAGAGGTCTCCGTAGAGAGAATCCCGCCCCCCGCCGGGCAGTCTGCAGAGTGTGCCGGGTGGCTTCTGCCCAGTGAACTCACAGCGAGCCAGAGTCCACTGAAGGCAGGCGTGGGCACAAGCCCCAGCCGGGAGGAGCAGATGTGTGGAAGATGAGGCCAGGGCATGTCAGCAGGTGTGGTGGCAGCTCAGGAAAAGGGCCGTTAGTTCCACGTGGTGGTGGGCGGAAGTGAGTTGTCAGAGGGCTGCACCGGAGATCCTTTTGTGGTGcctttactggggattgaacccaggtgcgctcaaccactgagccacatccccagcccttttgatattttattttgaggctggggggtcttgctaagttgcttagggccttaatacattgttgaggctgactctgaacttgcaactctcctacctcagcttccatACCCAGTAGAAGGTACTTTCTTAAACCTTATCgcggaagattttttaaaatcagtttggaagaaaaaaaaggttggggaatAGAGGCAAGTGAGGGAATTCCGGTAGTGGGGAAGCCTGCACAAAGGCGGGGGCATGGGAAACGGGTCGGTGTCTTCATTTACTGCCAGTGGGGTCCGCCCTGGATCAGTGGGGCCCGGTCAGCCAGGACTTTGACTTTAGTCTCTGGCGGGGTGGGGCAGGTGGTGAGGAACTCTGGCAGGGAAGCCACTGAGCGTCATAGTCTGCTGGTGATcactcttccccttccccctcccctcctcctcctcctcctccttctttagttgtagatgaacacatatctttatcttatttattcatttttatgtggtgctgaggatggaacccgtGCCTCACCCCTGTAAGacaagcactcgaccactgagccacaaccccagccctggagagaactttttttgtttttttgcagtgctggggattgaacccagggccttgtgcatgcaaaagcactttaccgactgagctatctccccagtcctggagAGAACTTCTAAGAAATTCCAGATAGTGGAATTCAGTCTATGCGGTTATTGGAGCcacctaagtattttttttttttttttttttctttttattgttaacaaatgggatacatgttgtttctctgttgccACCTAAGTATTAATGTATGCAATGTTCGCAGCCACCCTGACAGTATCCACACCCAGGAatctcattttgcagatggggaacATCGAGAAGCAGGGTTGCACAGCAGAGGATGGGGCTTGAGCTAGGCAGTGGCTGCAAGGAGGTGTGGTTTTAGCCTCTGAGTCAAACCGTATCCCTGGCCAGCTCTGAGCAGAAGCATAGGGACAGTGCTGGAGGGCAGCCAGTGGAGAAATGGTTTCAGTTGGGATGAAGGCAGTGGGTGAAACTGAAACCACACCTGGCTCCCAGAGGCTATGCTACCGTTCATTGAGCTGAGGAACTTTGCCCTGACCTCAGTCTTCCTGTCTGTCAAATGGGGACAAGAGTATCTGTCTCTGTGGTAGAGAGCCCAAAGGGTCCTTTGTGCACTTAACATGCTGTGTCAACCTAGCTTGCTCTTGCTTCACCCCGGTCGCACCCACTGGTGCAAATATGTCTCCCCACTCTATTCCCTTTGTGCCCTTCCTGGCTGCCCCTGTGGGGACTCTGCCCTATGGGAGTTTCTGTCATTTCCTCCAGGAGCTGGAACTGGCTTTGAAGCCTGCCTGACACTTCAGAGGGAGAGCAGTAAAGGCAGTTCAAGGGATGTGGGTTGGAAGTGTTTGGAAATGCAGACAGACTGCACGAGAgagcacttttatttttgttctcaacATCTGAGCCTCCCCGTGGGGGTTCTCCTGCCCAGAGTAGCAGCTCCCCCTGTCACCAAGAGGATGTGAGAACCCCTGGGGGCTTGGGGCAGGCTAACACAAGGCTGTCACCCTCCAGTCCCACTCAGGCCATGCCACCCAAAATAGAAGGGCCAAGGTGTCAGCCCTAGGGAGGAGCTGGCTGGGGAAGCTTTGAAGCAGGAGGAGGCCTGGGAAGGAAGGCTGCGGGAAGCTAGGGTGTTAGTATGCGCAGAGTGGCCACAGCGGATGTCCCTGGGTTTTCTGTGTCTCTGGCAGGCAGGCCTTACCAGGTTAGCTCAGTgactcctgggcctgggaagcAAGGCCTGGCCTTGGCTCATAGCCTGCTGTGTCACACTGGGTATCTGATCACCTTCTCTGGGCCAAAGTTGTCTCTTCCACAGTGTGAAGGACTGACTGGCTTGCTCACCTCCAGGATCCTTCCTGCTGCTGTCTTCCAGGACCCAtgccccctgcccctgcctgtcCACTCACTGTCACCCTCTGAGGACGCCTTGGCCAGGTTGAGCCCAGGATATGTGCTGAACCATCTCTGGAAAGCAGCAGGGACACAGGGTACACTGGAGAGGGCTGGTTTGCCCAGAGCTCCCTGCTCCGGGAGCTTCCTCAGGAAGGGGAGAGGCTGTGCGTGCAGGACAGTGGATGTCTTCATGGGCAAGCAGGCAGGGTGACATTGGGGTTGTTTAATTATCAGGTCAGCTCCTGCAGGGACCAAAGTATTTGGGGAGGGGCAGCTGCTAACCCTCCAAttctggggtgggggagagctgggggtcctggagaggagccagggaagcagaaagggaacCATTTGGAGGATTTGGTGCAGGACAGGGTCTATTTATTAACTGCATTGAAGTATGTCACTGTCTTGACAGCCCGTGTGACTATACCGCGACCTGCTGTCCATCAGCTTGtttgtggggagggagggtcagAGAAAGCTGCTGGGGCCCTGTGAGCTGGTTTCTAGTCATTTCCACCATCAGAAAAATTTATTCAGAGCAGCGACAGGTCAGAGTTCTTGCTTTGCTcggcctcctgccccaggccctgtcCTGCTACCCTAGGTTACCCCTTCTCCCCAGGGCTGGGGTACAGTGAAGGGGACTTCCTGTCCTGGTTCCTTTCCACATGCACCCTCAGCCCTGTGGCCTACCGGGACAGGAACTGGCGCTGCGACTGGCCACCACAGACCAGATGGCCTCAGCTCCTTGTTCCTCTGTGTCCATTTTGCTCCACCCTCGACCTCCCCAGTCCAGCATCCTGCTTGGCACTCCTCCCCAAGTCCCCCATCACCCAGGTGAGGACCTTGCCTGTCTTATTCCCGCCTGGCTGTGGAGGAGAACCTTGTGGTGGGCTGGGAGGTGGGGGGCAGCGGGAGCAGGTGCAGTGCAAGGGCAGCTGGTAGAGGGAGACCCTGGATTCTTGGTGCAGGGCCCCTGCTCTGCCAGCTGCCCCGACTTCCCTGTGCGGCAATTTCGGCTTCTATTTTAAACAGCTTGGGTTGGTTGCTTCCTTGCCTTCCTGCTGGGGGTTTATAGTGAGGAAAATAATTGGTAATATTTGCACAGATGTGCTGGCGCTGCAGCTCATCATGGGCACCTTTACCCAGGggaccctccctgcccccagcctctCTGGCAGCCTGAGGAGCCAGCCTGAAGGGGAGGAACTGAAGCCCCCAGGCCTCCCGGGAGCCTCAGGCAGGCGGTACAAGCAGATCTTGGGAAGCAGGGGCCTAAAGTGCCCCAGGCACGCTAGAGGCAGGCCTCATCCAGGAACCCGGAGTGTTACTGCAGCCCATGCTCCAAGCACTGTGGGAGAAGCCGGGGCTCCACAGGACGGGTCCTTCCTAGGGGGCAGGGGAAGCCTCCGGGCCTCTGCTTcccattcctttttctcttgtggAACCTGAATTTGCACTTGAGGGTGGAGATGGAGGTGAAAGGGGTGGAGGGACAGGACCCAGATTGAAAATCATAAATTGAGCCGGGTGATGTGGCACTTCTTGTagtcccagggactctggaggctgaggcagtaggatggtttgaacccaggagtccaGGAGTTGGATACCAGCTTGGGccacatagcaagaccccatcttgaaaatgaataaataaaaataaaataaaacaccaaaccATTTGGCTTTCAAGGCCAGGAATAACATAGTGGGGctgggaaggaggtgggaattttCTGGACTGTGAGGAACCTGCTTAGCCCAAGCAGGGCGTGGACTGGGCAGTGCTCAGGGATGGGTTGAGGCCTCAGAGCTGTCAGACTGGGTGAGACCGCTCAGCTGCCACACCTCCTTCTTACCCCTGTGAGTGTGGGCGCACAGGTGAGTGTGCCCCCACCATTTTGTGCACGTGTGGTCTGTGCCTATGAATGGAGGCATGCACAGCTGCAGGGCGGTGCGTGCATGTCTGCGTAGGTGCACGTGTGTGCAACCAGGTGCATATATATGGAGCATATATGTGAGTGtgaacacacatgtgcatgccTGGGTTTGGGCTCCCCAAGAAGCCAACCCCAAGACAAGGATTCAATGGCAGGTAGTTCAGTTCTCTGGCAGgtgacaccaggaagcagaggaggggcgaggggaggaagagaaaggatgcAGCAGGAAGGGGCATGCTATTGAATAGATTGTCCTGTGGCTCAACCCGTGGACACTCCTTGGAACCAGTGTGGAACATGACTAGTCTTCTCCCATCCAAGGGGCAAGACATCAAGGCTATTATTTATCCACTTAGCCGCATTGGTCATTGGCTGAAGCCTTTTTTCTGCCTGTTGGTCACTGGTCACAGAGTCCCTGGGAAGCAGCCTTCAGTGTGTAGAGGGGCGGGAAGAGGAGAAGTTTTGGTGCCCAGGGCCCTTCTGGAAGGATGAACAGCTCCCCAGCTGCTGCAGGTGCTGGCAGTGGACAGCTTCAGGATAAGTTTCCTTGGGGGGTCACTTCAGCCTCACCCAAGGTGACACCCCTTTCCAGTGGCCCACATCCAGATATTGATCGATAAGAAGGTAGAAAGGCCTGGCCCTTTGCCATGTCTTGGATTAACTCTGAAGGGCATCTGGCTCTTCTGAGGGTTGGCCCAGGCTGTCATTTGAGACTGTGTCACAACTGACCTCACCCTCTGCCCAGACTACCCCTCCACAAGTGCATAGTGCTTACTAATCTCTCCCAGGGACACCCAACCCAGGCAGTGCGCTTGCATgcgcatatgtgtgtgtgtgtgtgtgtgtgtgtgtgagtgtgcagaAATGCAGAGTAGGTGCACATGCTGTGTCTTGCAAGTAGGTGCACATGGGGTGTGCAGTGTGCATACCTACCTCCCCAGGCCTTCCATGCTCATTGACCTAAAGGCCAGGCCAGTCCCTCTGCTGGCCTGGGCGGGGGCATGGTGGTCCAGATCTGAGAGGATGTTGGGGATTTGCTGCTGAGGCTAGAGCCTGAGGCAGGCACAGACAGCTCCTGGCCACACAGCTCCTGGGATGGAAGATATGGGAGGCCCAAGAATGGATAGCCAGGGAAGGAGGCCTGTTGGCTCCCTACACCCTACATCCACCCTTGGTAGTTCCAGGCAGATCTGTGGAACCTCCCATCCCTTCCAAGTGACCTCCAAGTCTCTTGAACCTCTGAGGGATTTTTCTCCAGGTGTGGATCCTTATCTTATCTTGCACATGCAGGTCATCGGCCTACatccaggaggcaggcagggcctcTAGTCAACCCTCCTCCTGAAGCCCAAACTGGGGTTGGCTTCTCCAGAGGCTGCTGGGGATCAGGAGCAGCAGAGACAGTCTTGGAGGTCAGTACTGGAGGAGCTGGGATGCAGGCATGGTGGCCGTAGGCGAGAATAGCAAGAGGCCCAGAGGGCACCAGGTGTTACAGAAAAGTTTATTACCaggataaataaatacaataaggGGACATTAAAACTGCCAGTGATGCAGGGATTGGTGGGTTGGGCAATGCATAAGGTGGGAGAGGATGTGGGACAAGGATTGGTCAGTGGTGAAGCCATAGACCCATCTGGGCTCTGGATGGGGCATAGGAATAACCACATCCCCACATTTTGCATAAATCATCCTGTAACTGGAGCCCCCAGGGGCCTGCCTGTGCAGCCTActgcctccctgcctgcctgATGGCTGGGGTGGGAGGCTGGTGACAAGAGCAGCCCTGACATATCTGTGACAGTGGCCCCAGCCTGACCAGGGGCCCACCACTGAACCCCCAGGATTCAGAGATGACAAAACATTACTGgtctttgagagagagagagaggctcaaCCTTGCTCCTCATGTTGGAAGAGTGCTCAGAGATGGCTGCCATTTGGCTCCAGCCTGAATGTTTCAGGCAGAATCTAAACAGCTTGGAAACCCCGTGGGAGGCTCTTGCCATACCCCTGCCCACCAATATGAGGAGTTATGTGGAAACAATTTCCTTAGGAGGATTCTACCCGTCTTTCTGGGCCTGACTCAGAGGACCCCTCCTCTGGAAAGATGCTCCTTAGCTCTGCTGGCTCCTCAGCAGTCCCCTCTCCCGGTCCCTCCCCTCCGCTACACTCACCGCCCCCTTTCTTCCACATCTTTACAACAGGTTGGATCTAGGTCCCTGTGCCCTGTGGCTAGGGGCTGAGGGCATGCTCTCTCAGCCTTCCTGGGAGGGCACCAGTTTAGGCCCAGGTATGATAGTGGAGAGGGAACTGGGGCAGAAGGGGAGATCCCCGTGGCCCAGTAGTGTTTCAGGGCCCTCTAGCCTCTGCCTTTTGTTCTTGCACAGAAGTGCGCTAGGGCCCTGCCCTTGGTTCAGAGTTGACATGCTGAGACTCCCTTCTCTATCCAGGATCTATAGTGTCTTACTTGCTCACAGGGGAGATAAACAGCTCCCAAGAATCAGAAAGAACAGGGTACACCTGTGTCTCCATGTTTTTCCTTCCTGATTGACTGGGTTGGGGCATCACGGGACCAGAGAGTAGACTTGGGAGAAGCTGCTCAGGCTGTCCCCAGGTGAAGACCCCGATGGGCTAAAAGGACTAGGTCAGGACCCCTGTCCCCTGGCAACCCCTTTCCTTCCCTGGAActtcctgctttctctctgtGGGGAAGCTGGGGAGTAGCCTGTGGGCTGCCTGCAGGGCAGCAGACCCTGTAGAGAACAGGCAGAATGGGCTGGGCTCAGCCTTGTTAGGTAGGAGGACATCCCTGATTCTTCTGCTTCCTGTCAGTGGCCCTGGCCTGCCCTGGGACTGGGAGCAGTGGGTGGGAAGAAGTGAAGGTTGAGCTCTGCACGCCACATTCACAGTTCAGGGGACCAGGACTCTCCGTAGTCTGCAGCCTCGAGCCCCGCTGCTTCCTCAGGTAGGCCAGGGGAATCAGGATGCAGGTCTACTGGCCACTAACCATGGCCATTCTGGGACATGTAAGCTGCCAGAGCCACCACCACAGCCACATAGAGACCAGCCCCCACTGCAATGGAGAGCGTGGCCAGGAATAGGGCCCGGCGGGAGGTGGTGCTGGCCAGGCGGAAGTCCCCTTTGGAGATGGCCTTGGTGGTCTAGGGAGAGAGACGTGCTGATGTAAGGGAGCAGCAAAATCGCCCAGCCCACCAGGCCCTTGACCCCCTCCTGCAGATGGGGGGTGTCTAGCCCTCTAGTGGGGAGGTGGCTAGAGAAGCCATCCTGGGCCCCAGGTGTACTTACCCCTTGGGAGAAATAGAAGGCAGCAATGCCCAGTGGCCAGAAGCAGCAGAGCATGGAGAAGAGAGTGAGACCCAGGTGGTCCCTGGGAGGCAGCGTGAGGAAGTTGTCTTCACTTTCACTCTCCGTGGAGGTCGCCTCACTCTGTGGAACAGTGGGGTCACCCCAGCCCTGTCAGACTGGCAAGggttcaaaagaaataaaaaaggtactATCCAGGGCAGTGATGTGGAGTGACTGGGAGAGTAGGTTGGTCTCACCACTCTACCAAAAGTCTTGACAATGACCTGAATCTACTCTTAGGAATTTATCACCGGGAAAGAATGCAAGTCTCTCTATCCAGGGATGTTCATCGTAGGATAGCAATGGTGTGCAAGGTGAGAAACACTCAATGCCCAGTGACCAGGAGATCGAGTTAATAAGTGATGGAAGAAGTCATGACGGAGAGCACACAACTTCAAACATCACCTTgtggaaaatattaaattatatggaGCAATATTGAAAAATCAGGTTATGAAACTATGTATAGAAAGATCTCtatggagaagaggagaagggatAAAACCATGTGAATAAAAAGAGACTTAGACAATCATCCACCAAAATAATGTTATCTTTGAGTGATAAACAGTTGCTATTTATCATTTGGCTTAATAAATAGGTGACACAAGCtaaacactctctctctctctctctactacAGATGAAATCCAGGGCTAACCttctactgaactacattcccagctctttttattttttatttgacacatggtcttgataagttgctgaggttggccttaaacttgccatcctcctacctcggcctcctgagtggctgggcttacaggtatgcaccacagtgcccagctaaGCTAGTGTTTTTCAAAGTGTGAACTGCACTTGGGTCAGAAGAACCTTTCCTTTGGTGACCAATAGATTCCTGGGCCTAGTCCAAGCCTGTTAAATCTGCGTCTGGAGGGAGGGCTCCCGGGAATCTGCATTGTAAACACGTgtgctcacctcctcctcctcctggctgtCCTCCTGGCCCTGCAGCTCCTCTTGAACCCCATAGGACACAGTGTGGATGGTGACATCCTCTTCATCTTGGCCAGGTTCCGTGCACTGCTCTGTGGGCCCTGCCTGGGGCTCCTTGGCCTCTGTGAAGCTGGTCTCACAACTTCCTGCCCTGGGCTCCTTGACCTTGTCCCTCCCCAGGAGGCAGCTGGGCCGATACCAGGCCTCTACAGCCAGCTGCAGGGACCCTGGGTCCAGGAGTTGGTGTGTGTGAGCAGGGTCAGCACCCCCCAGGAGGTAGGAGTAGAGCTTCTCCTGGTAGGACCAGCTGGGCGGGGCCTCTGCGTAGGGATAGGAGCTGCAGAGgtgggcagggctcccaggcagCAGTGGGTTCTGTAGTTCACTCAGGCTCTCCATAGTTCTAGGGGCGGCTCCAGGGAGGGAAGACAGGGCCAGCCGCACAGCCCTCACAGAGCCTGTTGAGAGAGCAAGACAGACAGGCACTGAGGCAGAGGCACCTCATGCAGGACCTGATGTGGTTCAGAATGCACACTCTGCAGTCTGACTTGGTGCTACTCTCTCTTGCCACTTGTCAGTTACAGAACTTTGAGCTGGTTactctcagagcctcagtttctttgtctgcGAAGTGGGGATAATAGCATACTCACCTCAGAGAATTGGTTCATCATCCACTAAACacgtatttattgagcaccaaccAGATGTCAGGTTGTACCAGATGTTGGGGATACAGtggtgagaaaggagagaagcaggggaaaggaaggaggccCACTTCATCTCCATGGAGCTTACAGTCAGGTGCAGAAGACAGTTATAACATAACATGTCTGTTCTGATGAGAAGTACCGCTGGTGGGTGTGGGAACACACAAGGGACAGAACCAGCAGAGACGCAGGAAACTTTGGAGCTGAGACCTTCAGAGTGTAAGCTAAAGAGGTAAGTGGGATGGTGCTAGAATTTGTatctgaagtgtcccccaaaggcccaggtgttaaaggcttggtcctcagtttTGCTCTTTGGAAAGTGGTAgaaacctttaagaagtggggcccaGTGGGAAGTTTTAGGTCACcgggggcatgcccttgaggggGATTGTGGGACACCAgtgtcttcctctctctcctttctgcttcctggccaccataaggtgagcagctggctctaccatgtgctccctgccatgaggtgctgcctcgccacaggcacaaagcaacagggccaataGATCACGGACGGAagcctctgaaaccctgagccaaatgattctttcctcattttagaCTGATTATTTCAGGCATTGTTAGAGGCCCTGTGGTGGACAAAGGATGGTAGGGATGAGAGCCCGGGAGAGGCTGGTACAGAGGGAGGCACAAGATGGGGTTTGGGGCTCAGATTATGCAGGCCTAAGGTGCTGCTGGGATCTCAGCAGGGATGACATTTCTTTCCTGATGCATAGCTATGTGTGCAGAGTGGATTGGAGAGGGCTGGTCTGACTTGTTAGTATTAGGAGGCTTTTGTTACAGCTTCAGATAAGCTGAGGATCTCTGAGATTCGGTGGTGGTGGAATGGAGAAGAGCGATGGCCTTGGGAGATATTGAAAGGACTTGGTGGCAGGGGGGAGTTAGGGTTGAGGAAGGATTTTCTGGGGGGTCAAATGGGACCACACATAGCTTGGCACATGGTCCATGATCAGAGCTGCTAGGTCTTCCTAGAGGAGGGTGCTTCCTCCAAAGGATAGTCACAGTGGGGTTCAGTTTAGGCTATTCTCCCCTGTAAGGCAAATTGTGACTTTGGGAAGTTCCTGCAGGATTTAAGGCAGGGCCCCCTGATTACTGAGCTCTGGACCTGCAC
The Sciurus carolinensis chromosome 2, mSciCar1.2, whole genome shotgun sequence DNA segment above includes these coding regions:
- the Syndig1l gene encoding synapse differentiation-inducing gene protein 1-like, with protein sequence MESLSELQNPLLPGSPAHLCSSYPYAEAPPSWSYQEKLYSYLLGGADPAHTHQLLDPGSLQLAVEAWYRPSCLLGRDKVKEPRAGSCETSFTEAKEPQAGPTEQCTEPGQDEEDVTIHTVSYGVQEELQGQEDSQEEEESEATSTESESEDNFLTLPPRDHLGLTLFSMLCCFWPLGIAAFYFSQGTTKAISKGDFRLASTTSRRALFLATLSIAVGAGLYVAVVVALAAYMSQNGHG